In Lagenorhynchus albirostris chromosome 14, mLagAlb1.1, whole genome shotgun sequence, one DNA window encodes the following:
- the RNF152 gene encoding E3 ubiquitin-protein ligase RNF152: METLSQESLLECQICFNYYSPRRRPKLLDCKHTCCSVCLQQMRTSQKDVRCPWCRGITKLPPGFSVSQLPDDPEVLAVIAIPHASEHTPVFIKLPSNGCYMLPLPISKERALLPGDMGCRLLPGSQQKSVTVVTIPAEQQPLQGGAPPEAVEEEPDRRGVVKSSTWSGVCTVILVACVLVFLLGIVLHNMSCISKRFTVISCG; the protein is encoded by the coding sequence ATGGAGACGCTCTCCCAAGAGTCTTTGCTGGAATGTCAGATCTGCTTCAATTACTACAGCCCCCGGCGAAGGCCCAAGTTGCTGGACTGCAAACACACGTGCTGCTCGGTGTGCCTTCAGCAGATGAGGACGAGCCAGAAGGACGTGAGGTGCCCCTGGTGCCGGGGCATCACCAAGCTGCCCCCGGGCTTCTCCGTGTCCCAGCTCCCGGACGACCCCGAGGTCCTTGCCGTCATCGCCATCCCGCACGCCTCCGAGCACACCCCAGTCTTCATCAAACTTCCGAGCAATGGGTGCTACATGCTGCCCCTGCCCATCTCCAAGGAGCGAGCGCTGCTGCCCGGGGACATGGGCTGCCGTCTGCTGCCCGGGAGCCAGCAGAAGTCCGTCACCGTGGTGACCATCCCGGCAGAGCAGCAGCCTCTGCAGGGCGGGGCTCCGCCCGAGGCGGTGGAGGAGGAGCCAGACAGGCGGGGCGTGGTGAAAAGCTCCACCTGGTCTGGGGTGTGCACTGTGATCTTGGTGGCCTGCGTCCTGGTCTTCCTTCTCGGCatcgtgctccacaacatgtcCTGCATTTCTAAGCGCTTCACTGTGATATCCTGTGGCTGA